In Alteromonas mediterranea DE, a single genomic region encodes these proteins:
- a CDS encoding XrtA/PEP-CTERM system-associated ATPase encodes MYESYYGLNSKPFQLTPDPEFFFASKWHKRAMSYLQYGLSQAEGFIVITGGIGTGKTTVANSLLEEIEDDIAAAQIVTPKLSPDELVKMVASKFDIPTEGRSKADILKALELFLYDLNKAGRRALLLVDEAQNLPLETIEELRMLSNFQLNGKPLIQSFLLGQEELQPILRAPNMEQFRQRIVASCHLAPLSLEECKEYIEYRLHHAGWNGSALFSDEALERIHMFSRGIPRKINTLMDRVMLYGFLEELESFDADAVNEVIEEVKAEMFEPDKTGAEVTEHMGFADHPESQTIMTPKGNVIRDTKYYLDMLAELVDALDDAISQKVKMTQYVDKLMKKKFKTYVRLKGDDKKDQ; translated from the coding sequence ATGTACGAAAGTTATTATGGACTAAACTCGAAACCGTTTCAGTTAACCCCAGATCCTGAATTTTTCTTCGCCAGTAAGTGGCATAAGCGCGCCATGTCCTACTTGCAGTATGGCCTTTCTCAGGCTGAGGGGTTTATTGTTATTACTGGTGGAATTGGTACGGGAAAAACCACCGTAGCCAACAGTTTACTTGAAGAAATTGAAGACGATATTGCTGCTGCGCAAATTGTAACGCCGAAGCTCTCGCCCGATGAGCTGGTGAAAATGGTGGCGTCTAAATTTGATATTCCTACGGAAGGGCGTTCTAAAGCCGATATTTTAAAAGCGCTTGAGCTATTTTTATACGACCTTAACAAAGCAGGGCGCCGCGCTTTACTGCTTGTGGATGAGGCACAAAACCTTCCCCTAGAAACAATTGAAGAGCTTAGAATGTTGAGCAACTTTCAGCTTAACGGTAAGCCGCTTATTCAAAGTTTCTTGCTAGGGCAGGAAGAGCTTCAGCCTATATTACGTGCGCCAAATATGGAACAGTTTAGGCAGCGTATCGTGGCGTCTTGTCATTTGGCACCGCTTTCATTAGAAGAGTGTAAAGAATATATCGAGTACCGCTTACATCATGCAGGGTGGAACGGGTCGGCATTGTTTAGCGACGAAGCGTTAGAACGCATACACATGTTCTCTCGCGGTATACCTCGTAAAATTAATACCCTTATGGATAGGGTGATGCTTTATGGTTTTCTTGAAGAGCTTGAGAGCTTCGACGCCGATGCGGTAAACGAAGTTATCGAAGAAGTGAAAGCCGAAATGTTCGAGCCTGATAAAACCGGCGCGGAAGTTACCGAGCATATGGGCTTTGCCGATCATCCTGAGAGCCAAACTATCATGACACCGAAAGGCAATGTTATTCGCGATACCAAATACTACTTGGATATGCTGGCAGAACTCGTAGACGCGCTAGACGACGCTATTTCGCAGAAAGTAAAAATGACGCAGTACGTGGATAAACTTATGAAGAAGAAGTTTAAGACGTATGTGCGGCTTAAGGGTGATGATAAGAAAGATCAGTAA
- a CDS encoding GIY-YIG nuclease family protein, producing the protein MAQSITAKAGSTHQGSINTQWYLYLIENKLGQLYTGITTEPKRRIAQHRGELKGGAKALKGKSPLVFRAVFEVANKSEASKLEYAVKKMSRLQKDNIINKGQLNELPCIKSQFDV; encoded by the coding sequence TTGGCACAGAGTATAACAGCCAAGGCAGGCAGTACACACCAAGGAAGCATAAATACCCAATGGTACCTCTATTTAATAGAGAACAAACTTGGGCAACTTTATACAGGAATAACTACAGAACCAAAACGCCGTATAGCGCAGCACAGAGGTGAATTAAAAGGCGGTGCGAAAGCGCTTAAAGGTAAATCGCCCTTGGTGTTTAGGGCGGTATTTGAGGTCGCAAACAAGTCTGAAGCGTCAAAACTTGAATACGCTGTGAAGAAAATGAGCCGCCTTCAAAAAGATAACATTATCAATAAAGGCCAGCTCAATGAATTGCCGTGTATAAAGTCGCAATTTGACGTGTGA
- a CDS encoding DUF350 domain-containing protein: protein MEALVKLVPLTRELLIYLAMDVAIALLLLMIMKWLTGAFRQFSVTEELGVKDNFAFGISVAGGMLSLCIVLSSVVGRHIGQGYKEAAIGMVTFGVVGILLVKFGRFAHDKLVLNKVDTHAMIAERSVSVALVDAASLVASAIVLRNIMVWVDGSDMNALIAIVTGFTVVLTMLLVMTRILEFRYARDNQNDSFQGALEKGQLALAIEHTGNLLGTAMIVSAAKNLLVYNPSGYVSNVTGWLIVSVGLAIALHILVLASKKIILFGMNFRQEVDQQHNVGVAALGFTLSIGNAMIINGVLGG from the coding sequence GTGGAAGCCTTAGTAAAACTAGTACCGCTAACCCGAGAGCTATTAATTTACCTTGCCATGGATGTGGCAATAGCGTTACTGCTTCTAATGATTATGAAGTGGCTTACTGGTGCATTTAGGCAGTTTTCAGTAACAGAAGAGTTGGGTGTTAAGGACAACTTTGCCTTTGGTATTAGTGTTGCAGGAGGCATGCTTTCACTGTGCATTGTACTAAGTTCCGTAGTGGGGCGGCATATTGGGCAAGGCTATAAAGAAGCCGCTATCGGCATGGTGACATTCGGGGTCGTGGGAATTTTGCTGGTGAAATTTGGCCGTTTCGCCCACGATAAACTTGTATTAAACAAAGTTGATACTCACGCAATGATAGCTGAACGCAGCGTAAGCGTTGCGCTTGTCGATGCTGCCAGTTTAGTCGCCAGTGCCATTGTTTTACGTAACATCATGGTATGGGTAGACGGTAGCGATATGAATGCACTTATTGCGATTGTTACCGGTTTTACCGTAGTGCTTACCATGCTGCTTGTGATGACCCGTATTTTAGAATTCAGATATGCAAGAGATAACCAAAATGACTCTTTCCAAGGGGCGCTTGAAAAAGGGCAGTTAGCGCTTGCTATCGAACATACGGGCAACTTGCTTGGCACCGCAATGATCGTGTCGGCGGCTAAAAATCTACTGGTTTATAACCCATCTGGGTATGTGAGCAATGTAACTGGTTGGCTTATTGTTAGCGTTGGACTCGCAATCGCACTTCATATACTGGTGTTAGCCAGCAAAAAAATTATTTTGTTTGGTATGAACTTCCGCCAAGAAGTTGATCAGCAGCACAATGTAGGGGTGGCAGCTCTAGGGTTTACGCTTAGCATTGGTAATGCCATGATCATAAATGGCGTATTGGGCGGGTAG
- the glnE gene encoding bifunctional [glutamate--ammonia ligase]-adenylyl-L-tyrosine phosphorylase/[glutamate--ammonia-ligase] adenylyltransferase, producing the protein MPTDNENSMTNVEQAEKYWQQFLTAPALTDDDKAIAKQHHDVLLTAFARSSFLAETIIQKPSFVSRTVEQTVEQTVEQTTEQDSDEQLQKNVDKEASSPWVAMYRSALDITLETVKTEDDLLKALREYRNQEMARVTFLDVLNKQDISTSLERVSALADVLLTGAYHWIYQHLAIRYGTPQNNGEDMHMYILGMGKLGGKELNFSSDIDLIFSYPEKGETQGGRKSIEHQQFFTKLAQKLIQALNKITNDGQVYRVDMRLRPFGDSGPLVMHFAALEDYYQDQGRHWERFAMVKARVINDDNSEDVKWLNSILHPFTFRRYLDFTTLDALRNMKKLIATEIRRRRLNNNIKLGAGGIREVEFFAQSFQLIHGGREPALQSKSLLRTLDALTELDIVEKDVTEQLKHDYLFLRKVEHTLQQCQDRQTQTLPDSAWQQAALIEVMGFDSYSTFLNQLDATMARIHGHFNELVEESQDSHSDEDQLFIACQDAWRLSLQEEEFAETFSEHLSSKDITGVYPILVAFKDKQRNYRIGQKGEDTLNKLLPEILYVLINQHPNHISQVLKRLLGVIEAITGRTTYLDLLLENPDVLKQLVKLCERSDWIAQEIKRFPLLLDELLTPLYLGQQNTDIHTSKKEYQLELRETMLRIEQDDVEMLMDGLRQFKLCQQLRIAASDISESLPVNNVSDKLTVLAEVILEHVVNAAWMQMRQRYGVPSHLEGNDKGFAVIGYGKLGGYELGYGSDLDLVFLHNAPRGISTDGNKSLEAQQFYIKLAQRIMHLLNTKTLFGQLYETDLRLRPSGNAGLLCCHIDGFEKYQTEEAWTWEHQALVRARAICGDVGLLKDFTRVRHTILSQVRDSKSLATDVCKMRLKMREHLLSKNNDKVDLKQCVGGITDIEFMAQYLVLANAQSADSMTTYPDNLRIFDTAVKARIIDPSTASKLQKAYLKLREQYHHLTLADTKYADQSEELDAIREQVRQHWDTLFGTCSE; encoded by the coding sequence ATGCCAACAGACAACGAAAATAGCATGACAAACGTAGAACAAGCAGAAAAGTACTGGCAGCAGTTCTTAACAGCACCTGCACTTACCGACGACGACAAAGCCATAGCAAAGCAACATCATGACGTGCTGTTAACCGCGTTTGCCCGTTCTTCTTTCCTAGCTGAAACAATTATACAAAAGCCTTCGTTTGTTTCCCGTACTGTTGAGCAAACAGTTGAGCAAACAGTTGAACAAACAACCGAACAAGATAGCGATGAGCAGTTGCAAAAAAATGTCGACAAAGAAGCCTCCTCTCCTTGGGTGGCGATGTATCGCTCTGCGCTCGATATAACGCTTGAAACTGTAAAAACTGAAGATGACCTTTTAAAAGCATTACGTGAATACAGAAATCAAGAAATGGCCCGCGTTACCTTTCTTGATGTGTTAAACAAACAGGATATCAGCACATCATTAGAACGGGTTTCAGCGTTGGCAGATGTGTTACTTACGGGCGCATACCACTGGATTTATCAACATTTGGCCATTCGCTATGGCACGCCACAAAACAACGGCGAAGATATGCACATGTATATTTTAGGCATGGGCAAACTAGGCGGAAAGGAACTGAATTTCTCATCAGACATCGACTTAATTTTTAGCTACCCTGAAAAAGGTGAAACCCAAGGCGGTCGAAAGAGCATAGAGCACCAACAGTTTTTCACTAAACTAGCGCAAAAGCTTATTCAAGCGCTGAACAAAATTACTAACGATGGACAGGTTTACCGGGTTGATATGCGCCTTCGCCCGTTTGGAGATTCAGGCCCACTGGTAATGCACTTCGCTGCACTTGAAGACTACTACCAGGACCAAGGGCGCCACTGGGAACGCTTTGCTATGGTAAAGGCCCGGGTGATCAACGACGACAACTCTGAAGATGTAAAATGGCTAAATAGTATTTTACACCCCTTCACCTTCAGGCGTTACCTCGACTTCACCACCCTTGATGCCCTTCGCAATATGAAAAAGTTGATAGCGACCGAGATTCGCCGACGCCGTCTTAACAATAATATCAAGCTGGGTGCTGGCGGCATTCGTGAAGTGGAGTTTTTTGCCCAAAGTTTCCAACTGATTCATGGCGGTAGAGAGCCAGCTCTACAAAGTAAGTCTTTACTGCGCACGTTAGACGCGCTGACTGAGCTAGATATTGTGGAAAAGGATGTAACAGAACAGCTGAAACACGACTACCTTTTCCTTAGAAAAGTAGAGCACACCCTTCAGCAGTGCCAAGACCGGCAAACTCAAACCTTGCCAGATAGCGCATGGCAGCAAGCCGCCTTGATTGAGGTAATGGGTTTTGATTCCTATAGCACTTTTTTAAACCAGCTAGATGCAACCATGGCGCGCATTCACGGTCACTTCAATGAACTTGTGGAGGAATCACAAGACAGCCATTCCGACGAAGATCAGCTTTTTATTGCATGCCAAGACGCTTGGCGGCTTTCTTTGCAAGAGGAAGAATTTGCAGAGACCTTTAGCGAGCATTTATCTAGCAAGGACATTACAGGCGTTTATCCAATTCTTGTCGCGTTTAAAGACAAACAGCGTAACTATCGAATCGGTCAAAAAGGAGAAGATACATTAAACAAACTGCTTCCCGAGATTTTGTACGTGCTGATAAATCAACATCCCAATCACATCTCGCAGGTCTTAAAGCGTTTACTGGGCGTGATTGAAGCCATCACTGGGCGTACCACTTATCTCGACCTTTTACTCGAAAACCCAGATGTACTTAAGCAGCTGGTTAAGCTTTGCGAGCGCAGTGACTGGATTGCGCAAGAAATCAAACGCTTCCCGTTGCTGCTTGATGAATTGTTGACGCCTTTGTATTTAGGTCAACAAAATACCGATATTCATACCAGCAAAAAGGAATACCAGCTTGAACTGCGCGAAACCATGCTGCGCATAGAGCAAGATGACGTTGAAATGCTTATGGACGGGCTGCGCCAGTTTAAGCTCTGCCAGCAACTGCGTATTGCAGCCAGTGATATAAGCGAGTCGCTCCCGGTAAATAATGTCAGCGATAAGCTTACCGTTCTGGCTGAAGTGATACTTGAACACGTAGTAAATGCTGCGTGGATGCAAATGCGCCAACGCTATGGTGTGCCGTCACACCTTGAAGGTAACGACAAAGGCTTTGCGGTCATAGGGTATGGCAAGCTTGGTGGTTATGAACTCGGGTATGGCTCGGACTTAGATCTGGTCTTTTTACACAACGCCCCTCGGGGTATTAGCACCGACGGTAATAAGTCACTTGAAGCGCAGCAGTTTTATATCAAATTAGCGCAGCGCATCATGCATTTACTCAACACGAAAACCCTGTTTGGCCAACTTTATGAAACCGATTTGCGCCTGCGCCCCTCCGGCAACGCCGGTTTGCTTTGTTGCCATATAGATGGCTTTGAGAAGTACCAAACCGAAGAAGCGTGGACGTGGGAGCACCAGGCACTAGTTAGAGCAAGAGCAATATGCGGCGATGTTGGATTGCTAAAAGATTTTACTCGAGTTCGACATACAATATTGAGCCAAGTAAGAGACTCAAAATCACTGGCGACAGACGTATGCAAAATGCGCTTAAAAATGCGCGAACACCTGCTTTCTAAAAACAATGACAAAGTCGACTTAAAGCAATGTGTAGGCGGTATTACCGACATTGAATTTATGGCGCAGTATTTAGTGTTGGCCAACGCGCAGTCGGCAGATAGCATGACGACCTACCCGGACAACCTTCGCATTTTTGATACTGCGGTTAAAGCCCGTATTATCGACCCATCTACGGCGAGTAAGCTGCAAAAAGCGTATTTAAAACTGCGAGAGCAATATCATCATTTAACCCTTGCAGACACTAAATACGCCGACCAAAGCGAAGAGTTAGACGCTATACGTGAGCAGGTTAGACAGCATTGGGACACTCTCTTTGGCACATGCAGCGAATAA
- a CDS encoding TcpQ domain-containing protein: MGQTSYSSSSFWAKQIGIAVVLVIAAGVLIYMIQNQEQAPAPESQKEEKSVSKGLSEFYRDFRMSATDPQEDEQGDFVIDVAGVDPNLDSKLANMSSQTRPVEKNWTGEHKYRTFKEGNTLREAISQYAQAEGMQVIWNLEQDFVIKHQFQLDNTVSGSLAKIASAIDSSFEGEVKAYLCAGQRSLVVTAEETEFLSTKCRLVTG, from the coding sequence ATGGGACAGACAAGTTATTCAAGTTCGTCATTTTGGGCGAAACAAATTGGTATTGCGGTTGTGCTTGTCATTGCTGCTGGTGTGCTTATTTACATGATACAAAACCAAGAACAAGCCCCTGCTCCTGAATCGCAAAAAGAGGAAAAGTCGGTATCTAAAGGGCTCAGCGAGTTCTATCGCGACTTTAGAATGTCGGCCACCGATCCTCAAGAAGACGAGCAAGGTGATTTTGTCATTGATGTTGCAGGCGTCGACCCAAATTTAGATAGCAAATTGGCGAACATGTCGAGCCAAACACGCCCTGTTGAAAAAAACTGGACGGGCGAACATAAATACCGCACGTTCAAAGAGGGCAATACACTTCGCGAGGCAATCTCACAGTATGCCCAGGCAGAAGGGATGCAGGTGATATGGAATTTAGAGCAAGACTTTGTTATCAAGCATCAGTTTCAACTAGATAATACGGTGTCAGGGTCGCTAGCGAAAATTGCCAGCGCCATTGATAGCAGCTTTGAAGGCGAAGTAAAAGCTTACTTATGTGCGGGGCAACGCTCACTTGTTGTCACCGCAGAAGAAACCGAGTTCCTCTCTACTAAGTGTCGTTTGGTTACTGGCTAA